The DNA sequence TGGTACTGAGCGACGAGCTGAATGGCTGCGACCTTATCTACACCACCCCCAGCCATCAGTGCCCGAGCACCGTGACCATGCCCTTGGAGCGCCGCTACGAATTGTTGCAGCGGGCCAATGAGCACGATTTTCTAATCATTGAGGACGACTACGAAAGCGAGACCAACTTCAAGGGCAGCCCGATCCCGGCGCTCAAGAGTCTGGACAAGAATGATCGGGTGCTTTACGTCGGCAGCCTGTCAAAGACTCTGGCGCCCGGCTTGCGGGTTGGCTATCTGGTAGGTCCCGAAGCCTTGATCCGCGAGGCGCGGGCGTTGCGTCGACTGATGGTGCGTCATCCGGCGGCGAACAATCAGCGCTCGGTGGCGCTGTTCCTTGAGCGCGGTTACCACGATGCGTTGATCATGAGCCTGATGCGTGCTTACGAGGAGCGCCATCAGCAGATGGGCGATGCCCTGCGTGAGTACCTGCCGGAATCCTCCAAGGAGCCGAGCTTCGGCGGCTCCTGCTACTGGGTCAAGGGGCCCGACAGCCTGGATGCGCGACGTCTGCAGAAGGAAGCCGCCGACCACGGCATCCTGATCGAGCCCGGCGATATTCATTTCTTCGGTGAGCAACCGCCGCTCAACTACTTCCGTCTGGGATACTCGTCGATTACAGCCGATCGCATCCGTCCGGGGATCAAACTGCTTGCTGATCTCATCCAGCAGCTCAGCTAACAGACCCTTGAACACCACGACCCTCGGTTATGCAGCGTTGAGCCCACTTCGGCGCAGCATCCAAGGGTCAGCGAAGCCCACGAATTACCCATCTACAGCGCATCTTCCCCGCGCTTTTGCCTGACGATCGCTCGTTAGCGGTTTCAATGGTCTGCGAAGACCTCATTGCCGATTTTCGAAATTGCCCCCCGCGCCAATAACGGCGTGGGTTTGCGGCTTGTATGACGCCTGTCGTGCACCTGCCTGGGCCGTCTGTGCCTGCTGGCGAATCTGGACCCTGCTGGCTTAACAGGTGGTCTTCAACTGGTTCTATCTGCCACTTCCCCCCGGCTCCTACTCTAGCCCCAAGGCAGCCAGTCCTCGCTCCAAGGCGAACGAGAGACGGCTCGCTCGACTTGCCCCAAAACTCCATCACAACAACAACCGGAGAGATCGGCATGCGTAAAGGAGCTACACAGAGCAAGCCCCACGAGTTCCGCGCCGCCTGTGGTCGCATCGCCGCCCGCACCGAGATGAGCGTCAAGGTCAAGGAATCCCAGGCCAACGAACGTCGTCAACTGCGCCGCACCCCGTACCTGGCCATCGGCCTGAGCATTCATGTTGGACAGCGTGCCTGTCCTGAAGTGTATCCCTATGCGCCCATGCCGCTGAAAGGCTGAGCCCCGAGTAATTGGCGGCGCAGCCGCCATACCTTAAGCAACGAGAGGAATATCGATATGCCACGCATGACCCCCAGCGAAGCAATGGTTGAAACACTGGTTGCCAACGGCGTCACCGACGTCTTTGGCATCATGGGTTCGGCCTTTATGGATGCGATGGATATCTTCGCTCCGGCCGGCATCCGTTTTATCCCTGTGGTCCACGAGCAGGGCGCCGGTCACATGGCCGACGGCTTCTCCCGGGTCAGTGGTCGTCACGGCGTGTGCATCGCGCAGAACGGCCCCGGCATCACCAACTTCGTCACCGCCATCGCCGCTGCCTACTGGGCGCACAGCCCGGTGGTGGTCATCACTCCGGAAACCGGATCGATGAGCCAGGGCCTTGGTGGTTTCCAGGAAGCCCAGCAACTGCCGTTCTTCGAGACCATCACCAAGTACCAGGCCCATGTGCCGAATCCGGCGCGGATGGCCGAACTGACCGCCCGTTGCTTCGATCGGGCGATGCAAGAAAACGGTCCGACCCAGCTGAATATTCCGCGTGACTTCTTCTACGGCGATATCAACGTCGAGATCCCCACGCCGATCCGTATCGAGCGCAGCGCCGGTGGCGAGCAGAGCCTGGCCGAGGCAGCCCAGCTACTGGCGGCGGCGAAGAACCCGGTGATCATCTCCGGAGGGGGCGTGGTCATGGGCGACGCAGTTGAGGCCTGTAAAGCGCTGGCCGAATATCTCGGCGCGCCGGTGGTCAACAGCTACCTGCACAACGACTCTTTCCCGGCCAGCCACCCGTTGTGGTGCGGCCCGCTTGGTTACCAGGGCTCCAAGGCCGCAATGAAGCTGCTGTCGCGCGCCGACGTGGTCCTGGCTCTGGGGACTCGCCTGGGTCCATTCGGCACCCTGCCGCAACACGGCCTTGATTACTGGCCGAAGCAGGCGAAGGTGATCCAGATCGACTGCGACTCGAAAATGCTCGGCCTGGTGAAAAAAATCACCGTCGGTATCTGCGGCGACGCCAAGGCCGCGGCGGTTAACCTGCTCGGTCGTCTGGAGAACCTCGACGTACTGTGCCTGGAAAACAAGGGCGCGCGTGCCGAGGAAATCGCCAAGGAAAAAGCCGACTGGGAAACCGAGTTGAGCGGCTGGATCCACGAGAAGGACGAATACTCGCTGGAGATGATCAAGGAGCAGAGTGGCGAGGACGGCAATTACCTGCACCCGCGCCAGGTCCTGCGTGAGCTGGAGAAAGCCATGCCAGCCGATGCCATGGTCTCCACCGACATCGGTAACATCAACTCAGTATCCAACAGCTACCTGCGCTTCGAGAAGCCGCGCTCGTTCTTCGCCGCCATGAGCTTTGGCAACTGCGGCTACGCGCTGCCGACCATCATCGGTGCCAAGGTCGCCGCACCGCACCGCACCGCCATTTCCTACGCCGGTGACGGCGCCTGGGGCATGTCGATGATGGAAATCATGACCTGCGTGCGCGAAAACATCCCGGTCACCTCGATCGTGTTCCATAACCGTCAGTGGGGCGCGGAGAAGAAGAACCAAGTGGACTTCTACAACCGTCGCTTCGTCGCAGGTGAGTTGGAAAACCAGAGCTTCGCCGGCATTGCCCGCTCGATGGGGGCCGAAGGCGTCACCGTTGACCGTCTGGAAGACGTCGGCCCGGCGCTCATGGCTGCTTGCGAGGCACAAAAGGCTGGCAAGACCACGGTGATCGAGATCATGTGTACCCGCGAACTGGGCGATCCGTTCCGCCGCGATGCGCTGTCCAAGCCAGTGCGCTTCCTCGAGAAGTACAGAGACTACGTCTGAGTCGCCGGGTGACCGGTTTGCGCCGGACACCTACAGCCAGTGGCCTGTGTGGCGGGTTTAACTAGCCGCACAGGCCACCAGGAATACTGCAACGGCGCTTTCGGGCGTTGTTGCAGCTTCGACCGTGAACAAACAGGAATCCAAGCATGTTGAGCACTATTCCACCGGAATGCCCGGCGTTCCTGCTTGATCGGGCGAAAGCCCTGCCGCGCGTGGTCACGGCGGTGGTCAATCCGGTCAATCTGCTGAGCCTGAGCAGTGCCAAGCGGGCTTGCGATGAAGGGCTTATCGAGCCGGTGCTGGTCGGTGATCAGACGAAGATCCGTGCCCTGGCCGAAGAACTCGACTGGGACCTGCATGACCTGCGCGTGCTGCACGTCAGTGATGATGAACAGTGCGCCGAAGTCGCCTGCATGCAGGCTGGGGCCGGTCACGCAGAGGCTGTCATGAAGGGGCATCTGCACACGGATACCTTGCTGCGTGCAGTACTCAAGCGCGAAGTCGGACTGCGTACTGCCAGCCGTCTCAGTCATGTGTTTCATATGACTCTGCCGGGCAGCGACAAAGCATTGTCGATCACCGATGCGGTGATCAACGTGCAGCCTACGATCATCGACAAGATCCATATCGCCCGCAACGCCATCGAGCTGATGCACGCCTTGGGCTATGAGAAGCCGTGCATGGCGGTGCTGTCCGGTACCGAGGAAGTGACGCGCAGCATGCCGTCCAGCCAGGATGCCTGCGAGCTGGCCAAACTGGCGGCGCTCGGTGTCCTGGGCGACGCCTGCGTCGACGGTCCGCTGGCCTTCGACAACGCGGTGTCGCTGGAAGCGGCGCGGATCAAAGGCATTGGCGGCGAGGTAGCGGGCAATGCCGATATCCTGTTGGTGCCGAACCTGGAAGCCGGTAATTTTCTGTTCAAACAGATGGTGTATTTCATGAGTGCCACGGCCGCCGGCTTGGTGCTGGGCGCGCGGGTGCCGATCATTCTCACCTCGCGTGCCGACCCTTTGGAGGCGCGCCTGGCGTCCTGCGCTCTGGCTTCCATTTTTATCGATTATCATCGGCAGTCGCGCAGCCGCTTGCTGGCTGCTGGCTAAGCAACCCCAAGACCCAAGGAAAACCACGATGGCTGTGCAACGATATGGCTTTATCTTCAAGGCGCCAGGCATGCAGTTCCTCACCCACAACGGGCGCCTCGAGTCCGAAACCTTCGCCGCGACCCTGTGCGGCGTTGCGAGCGTCGAGGAAGCGGTGCTGGTGGCGCAGGAGTTGTTGACCCGGCATGTGCAATTGATCGAGCTGGGCGGCGCCTTCACCGAGGCCGAAGTCGAGCAGATCCGCACCGCCATTGACGACCGGATTCCAGTGGCCGCCGTGAAATACAGTCCCGAAACGCACCAGCGCCTGCAGCAGTTGTCCGCCTGAGGTGCGTCGCCTCGGATGATCTGCGGGCCTCAATCGCTGCGTAGCTTGGATGCATCCGGAAAATCGACTGATCTGGTCCCGGACCCCCGGTGTCAGGATAGTTGTCGCCTCTCCGGTTTTTCCTGAAAAAGCATATCGGGGGCGGAAAGAGACTGGTTGTGCCGTACTATTCACCTGAACGCAAAGCCGCATTGCTGAAGATGCTGCTTCCCCCGCCGAACCTATCAATGGCCGAGGTTTCCCGGCGTGAAGGGGTCAGCGAAATGTCTTTGTCCAACTGGCGCAAGAAGGTCAGTTCTGAAGGAAGCGCAGTGCCAGAAGACAAGCCACTCCCCGAGAACTGGTCTGCTGAAGCCCGGTTTGCTGTCGTCCTTGAAACCGCCGGTCTGTCGGAGCTTGAGCTGGGCGAATATTGCAGGCGAAAAGGTCTTTACCTCGAACACATCAACGCCTGGCGCCAAGCCTGTATCGCTGGCCAGCAGACCGTTCAGGTCCAGCAAAAGGTCGACCGCGAGCAAGCGCGCAAGGACAAGAAGCGCATCCAGGACCTTGAGCGTGAGCTACGCCGCAAAGACAAGGCGCTGGCCGAAACAGCCGCGTTGTTGGTGCTGCGAAAAAAGCTCAACGACTACTGGGGGACCGACAACGAGGACAACTGACGTCTTTGCCGGAACGGCAGTTACTCGTGGCGTGGTTGACCGAAGCCATCGCAGCAGGAACCAGAAAAGTCAGGGCTTGCCAGGAGGTCGGCCTGTCACTCAGAACCTTGCAGCGATGGACTGAAGCAGACGTTATCGAGGCCGATGCCCGAACGACCACCGTACGACCAGCGCCGCGCAATGCGTTGAGCGCGGTCGAGCGACAAGCGATCGTGGCGCTGTGCAACAGCCCTGCGTATGCCCATCTGCCGCCGAGCCAGATCGTACCGCGCCTGGCCGATCAAGAGCGTTATCTGGCGTCGGAGGCGACCCAAGGCCAATGGCAAGCAACGACCACTCGGCATCCCCACTCTGCGAGATCGTATTGTTCAACGGGCTATGCTGATGGCCATGGAGCCCATTTGGGAGAGTGAGTTTCACACGCTCTCGTATGGTTTTCGGCCTGAACGCAGTGTCCACCATGCAATTCGTACTGTGAAACTCCAACTCACAGACAATACAGAAACGAGGGGCCGCTGGGTCATTGAGGGTGACTTATCCAGCTACTTCGACACCGTGCATCATCGCCTGCTGATGAAAGCCGTACGCCGCAGAATCAGAGACACTCGTTTCATGGAGCTGCTGTGGAAAACAATCAAGGCCGGGCATATTGATGTCGGACTCTTCCGGGCTGCCAGTGAAGGAGTGCCGCAGGGTGGCGTTATATCGCCGCTACTGTCGAACATCATGCTCAATGAATTCGATCAGTACCTGCATGAACATTACCTGAACCAGAAAGCCCGAAAAGATCGGTGGTACTGGAACCATAGCATCCAGGTTGGTCGAAGCACGGCGATCAGAGAGAACTGGCAATGGAAGCCAGCCGTTGCTTACTGCCGATACGCCGATGACTTTGTGATCATCGTCAAAGGCACTAAAGCACAAGCGCAAGCCATCAGAGAAGAATGCCGGAGTGTGCTTGAAGACAGCCTGAAACTAAGGCTAAACATGGAGAAGACCAAGATCACTCATGTGAACGACGGATTTGTCTTTCTGGGCCATCGGATTATCCGCAAGCGTAACCCCTACGGCGATATGCGCGTGGTAACGACGATACCACAAGACAAAGCCAGAAGCTTCGCAGCATCACTGACGGCATTGTTATCAGGTAACTACAGTGAAAGCAAAATCGATATGGTTGAGTCGATCAACCGAAAACTGAAAGGCTGGGCGGCGTTTTATCAATTCGTTGATTTCAAAGCCAAAGTATTCAGTTATATCGATCGTGTCGTGTTTTGGAAACTGGCCCATTGGCTGGCTCATAAATACCGTTCCCGTATCAAGCCCCTGATGCGCCAATGGTGCAAAGCACCTAAGCCTGGCCAAAGTAAGACCTGGGTTTTATTTGGCAAGACTAATAACGGCAAGCTCAGTGGTGAAACACTGTATCGGTTAGTTGGGCAAGGCAAGAAGCTGTTCCGGTGGCGCCTGCCCGAAGGTAATCCCTACCTGAGGTCGGAACCCAGGAACACATGGACCTCGCGTTTCACTGAAGTGGCTATGGCGTTCGCCAGCGTTTAAACGGAGTGCATTGAAAGGTGCACGTCCGGTTCGGTGAGGAGAGGCAGGGAAATAGTCCGACTACGCCCTGCCTCTTACTCAACTGCCGTCACCGATACGCGGGAAGTATTACTACCTCTATCTGATCGAAGATATTTACAGCCGCAAAGCCGTGGGCTGGGAGGTCTACGAAGTGGAAAGCGGCGAAAAAGCCGCTGCGTTACTGCAACGCAGCGTGATCGGCGAGCAGTGTTTACGCGAACCGCTGGTGCTGCACTCGGACAACGGAGCGCCGATGAAATCGGTGACGCTTTTGAGCAAGATGTACGAGCTGGGCATCACGCCCTCGCGGGGACGACCGCGTGTCAGCAACGACAATCCCTACTCGGAGTCGTTGTTTAGAACGCTGAAATACTGCCCGCAATGGCCACAAGATGGCTTTGCCAGTTTGGACGCTGCACGAGCGTGGGTGAGGGATTTCATGCGCTGGTATAACCACGAGCACCGACATAGCCGTATCCGGTTCGTCACGCCAGCCGAGCGGCATCGAGGGCTGGACTATCAAGTGTTGGCCCGGCGACATGAGGTGTACGAACGAGCCAAGGAGAAAAAACCGGAGCGGTGGTCAGGTCGGACGCGTAACTGGGAGCCGATCGGTACCGTGTTGTTGAACCCGGATCGAGAGCAACAGGTCGAGAAAAGAGCGGCATAGTTAGACGGTTGACGCGACAACTACCTTGAAAAACGCCGCGGATTACATCTGGGCATACTGATTTTCTCTTTAGGGCGCGGTGGCGCAGCGTGCGTGAGCCATTTCAGCCTGCCAGGCGGCCAACACCCGTCGACGCCACCAGTCACTGCCTTCGATCAGTTGGCGGATCAGCGCCTGCTGATCCGCGTCACCGGCGAACTGCTGCGGACGCGGTAATACCGGCAGTTTGGGGAGCAGGGCCTGGTAGATCTGTAGCTGTTTGTCGATACTTTTCTGTGGTTCGCTGAGGCAGGGCAGTTGCGGTAACTGCGGGCACAGATAGAACAACAGCTGTCGGGTTGCCGTCTGCACTTGTTCGCTGGCGAACAACGCCAGATTGCACGCCTTGAGCAGCTCTGCGGCCAACGGCAGATCCTCGGTGCCACAGCTTCCGACGATTTGCCCCCAGCGTGGAGCCAACTCCTGGCGAATGAAGCCATCCAGGCGCGCGGCCAATTCATCCTCGCTAAAGCCATGAAAATCCAGCCCGAAGCAGTCCTTCAGAATGCGCAGATAGGTCTTGTCGACCAGGGTGCGGCCGGCGTTTTGCCAGCCTAAGCCGGCGGCCTTGGCCAGGTTGCCATAGAACTGCAACAGCAGGGCGTTCTCGCTGCTACGCGCGTCCATGCCCGAGGCAAACGCCGGATGCGGCTGTGGCCAGCTCTGACGCAGGCGTTCTCCGAGCTGGACGAGACGCAGGTGATCCAGAGTCATGTGATTTCTCCGCTTGGCAAAGCACGTGTTCAACGAGTCATTCGCAGACACCGCACGACGCTCGGCAGGGCCGCGGCCTGGCGCGTTGCGAAGGCATGCGCGCATGACTATAGGGGCTACTGCTGCAGCGTATTAGCACCAGCTGCCAGCTGCGCTCTGGGCCAAGCACGCAGGTGTCGGTTGGCCCCTACGACCGCCTTGACGTGGTCCTAATGGGGGGGCGGAGTTTTCTCTAGCATCGAAACCCAGTGATTTCATAACCACAGGGTGTAGCTGAGCACATGACAATAAAACAGCACCACACAATCCCCCCCGTGCACAGCCTGTCGCCTGACACGGCTCAGCCGTCGGCGTCCTGGTTAATACGCCGTCAGCAGAAACTCAACCTATTACTGCCGGGTATCATCGCCGCAATGATAGTCGCCGCCAGTGCCTCTTTCCTTTCCGAGCATTACGGTGCGCCGGTGATGTTGATGGCCCTGTTGCTGGGCATGGCACTAGGCTTCCTCTCCCAGGAGGGGCGTGCGGTCGCGGGTATTCGCTTCACCTCCAGCACCATCCTGCGTGGCGGCGTGGCGCTGCTGGGCATGCGCATCACCGTTGAGCAGATTCTCTCGCTGGGGGGGACGCTGATGGCGGTGGTGATCGGTGCAGTTTTCTTGACCATCAGTTTCGGCATCATCCTTTCTCGGCTACTCGGCCAGTCACGGGATCTCGGCATTCTCAGCGGCGGCAGCGTGGGCATCTGCGGCGCCTCGGCGGCGCTGGCAATTTCCGCGGTACTGCCGCAAGACAAGGATAGCGAGCGCAACATCATCTTCACTGTGATCAGCGTGACTGCGCTGAGCACCATCGCGATGATTGC is a window from the Pseudomonas sp. LS1212 genome containing:
- the xsc gene encoding sulfoacetaldehyde acetyltransferase, coding for MPRMTPSEAMVETLVANGVTDVFGIMGSAFMDAMDIFAPAGIRFIPVVHEQGAGHMADGFSRVSGRHGVCIAQNGPGITNFVTAIAAAYWAHSPVVVITPETGSMSQGLGGFQEAQQLPFFETITKYQAHVPNPARMAELTARCFDRAMQENGPTQLNIPRDFFYGDINVEIPTPIRIERSAGGEQSLAEAAQLLAAAKNPVIISGGGVVMGDAVEACKALAEYLGAPVVNSYLHNDSFPASHPLWCGPLGYQGSKAAMKLLSRADVVLALGTRLGPFGTLPQHGLDYWPKQAKVIQIDCDSKMLGLVKKITVGICGDAKAAAVNLLGRLENLDVLCLENKGARAEEIAKEKADWETELSGWIHEKDEYSLEMIKEQSGEDGNYLHPRQVLRELEKAMPADAMVSTDIGNINSVSNSYLRFEKPRSFFAAMSFGNCGYALPTIIGAKVAAPHRTAISYAGDGAWGMSMMEIMTCVRENIPVTSIVFHNRQWGAEKKNQVDFYNRRFVAGELENQSFAGIARSMGAEGVTVDRLEDVGPALMAACEAQKAGKTTVIEIMCTRELGDPFRRDALSKPVRFLEKYRDYV
- a CDS encoding bifunctional enoyl-CoA hydratase/phosphate acetyltransferase — encoded protein: MLSTIPPECPAFLLDRAKALPRVVTAVVNPVNLLSLSSAKRACDEGLIEPVLVGDQTKIRALAEELDWDLHDLRVLHVSDDEQCAEVACMQAGAGHAEAVMKGHLHTDTLLRAVLKREVGLRTASRLSHVFHMTLPGSDKALSITDAVINVQPTIIDKIHIARNAIELMHALGYEKPCMAVLSGTEEVTRSMPSSQDACELAKLAALGVLGDACVDGPLAFDNAVSLEAARIKGIGGEVAGNADILLVPNLEAGNFLFKQMVYFMSATAAGLVLGARVPIILTSRADPLEARLASCALASIFIDYHRQSRSRLLAAG
- a CDS encoding DUF6506 family protein; this translates as MAVQRYGFIFKAPGMQFLTHNGRLESETFAATLCGVASVEEAVLVAQELLTRHVQLIELGGAFTEAEVEQIRTAIDDRIPVAAVKYSPETHQRLQQLSA
- a CDS encoding YeiH family protein, which gives rise to MTIKQHHTIPPVHSLSPDTAQPSASWLIRRQQKLNLLLPGIIAAMIVAASASFLSEHYGAPVMLMALLLGMALGFLSQEGRAVAGIRFTSSTILRGGVALLGMRITVEQILSLGGTLMAVVIGAVFLTISFGIILSRLLGQSRDLGILSGGSVGICGASAALAISAVLPQDKDSERNIIFTVISVTALSTIAMIAYPPIAQWIGLDAHQAGIFLGATIHDVAQVVGAGYSMSEETGDTATVVKLLRVAMLVPIVFSLSLLLRKRGDGGPRPALPLPLFIIFFVLFVAINSSGVASTQVQEFAGDVSRWCLVTAIAALGMKTSLKALLEVGWRPATLLVSETVFLATLILFAVKWLG